In Erigeron canadensis isolate Cc75 chromosome 1, C_canadensis_v1, whole genome shotgun sequence, a single window of DNA contains:
- the LOC122585304 gene encoding small heat shock protein, chloroplastic-like translates to MAFPLFSQTIITPKSNLSSLVLIPNKHNRKQNTIIKAEAGNGDQLQRTNLKTQQQQKQPIKKRLTQAPPIGLWDRFPTARTVQQMMDTMERLMDDPLSYNNAINNIGTWGPQGEGTSSYSRGRTPWEIKEGEHDYKVRFDMPGMTKQDVKVWVEEKMLVLKAEKIDKNNINGESNNGEAAAIDDEGDQWSAKSYGKYSFRIALPENIQFEKIKAEVRDGVLYVTIPKAPVSSKVLDINVQ, encoded by the exons ATGGCATTTCCATTGTTCTCTCAGACAATCATCACACCAAAATCAAACCTTTCATCTTTAGTTTTGATACCaaataaacacaataggaaACAAAACACAATTATCAAAGCAGAAGCAGGAAATGGAGATCaattacaaagaacaaacctcaagactcaacaacaacaaaaacaacccATTAAGAAAAGACTCACCCAAGCCCCACCAATTG GATTATGGGACAGATTTCCAACAGCAAGAACAGTACAACAAATGATGGACACAATGGAAAGACTAATGGATGACCCATTATCATACAACAATGCAATCAACAATATTGGCACATGGGGTCCACAAGGAGAAGGCACAAGTAGTTACAGTAGAGGCAGAACACCATGGGAGATCAAAGAAGGTGAACATGATTACAAAGTCAGGTTTGACATGCCTGGAATGACCAAACAAGATGTCAAAGTTTGGGTTgaagaaaaaatgttggtcCTAAAAGCCGAAAAAATCGACAAAAACAACATTAATGGTGAAAGCAATAATGGGGAAGCAGCAGCCATTGATGATGAAGGAGATCAATGGAGTGCTAAGAGTTATGGAAAGTATAGTTTTAGGATTGCATTGCCTGAAAATATACAGTTTGAGAAGATTAAAGCAGAAGTTAGAGATGGGGTTTTGTATGTAACTATTCCTAAAGCCCCTGTTTCTTCAAAGGTTTTGGACATTAATGTACAATGA
- the LOC122593172 gene encoding uncharacterized protein LOC122593172 has protein sequence MRPDLFPTGDDDEELFGMMAECVDLLEQGESSRPYIPRSVVERDRYGANERLMAAYFNENPKYSLKSFRRRFRMSKPMFMRIVNDIISYPSRNPGAVPLHFKKMQVKQLDARGKPGFSTIQKCVCAICQLVYGYNPDSLDEYLQMGEETTRCYLDYYCKCVFELYRDEYLRRPTPEDIQRLYARHEEHHGLLGMLGSIDCMHWPWKNCPKAWQGQFTRGDHGHPTIMLEAVASYDRWIWHAFFGTAGSNNDINVLNQSPLFREIIEDRAPDSSFTVNGTHYKKGYYLVDDIYPEWSTFVKAYSCPQDEKRKKFKKFQESARKDVERAFGGLQNSWHILTQPARSKNVNRITRTMYACVILHNMKVEDAGYAISSLEEGDNIDPIVLPELTFQEKIALHQRTGKELRDRTVHHALRHDLTEHVWHLPA, from the coding sequence ATGAGACCCGATTTGTTTCCTACTGGAGACGATGATGAAGAGCTTTTTGGTATGATGGCCGAATGTGTTGATTTgcttgaacaaggtgaatcatCAAGACCATACATACCCCGTAGCGTCGTTGAAAGAGATCGATATGGTGCTAACGAGCGCCTAATGGCAGCTTACTTTAACGAAAACCCAAAGTATTCGTTGAAGAGCTTTAGGCGACGATTTCGTATGTCTAAACCTATGTTCATGCGCATTGTCAACGACATAATATCATATCCATCTCGCAATCCGGGTGCTGTGCCtttgcattttaaaaaaatgcaagTTAAGCAGCTTGATGCCCGAGGAAAGCCTGGTTTCAGCACCATCCAAAAGTGTGTATGCGCCATATGTCAATTGGTGTATGGCTACAATCCCGACTCGCTTGACGAGTATTTACAGATGGGTGAAGAAACAACAAGGTGTTATCTAGACTATTATTGTAAGTGTGTGTTTGAACTTTACAGGGATGAATACTTGCGTAGACCAACACCCGAGGACATACAACGCTTGTACGCTCGACATGAAGAGCATCATGGCCTTCTAGGCATGCTTGGAAGCATTGATTGCATGCATTGGCCTTGGAAGAACTGCCCCAAGGCATGGCAAGGTCAGTTTACGCGTGGTGATCACGGTCATCCAACCATCATGCTTGAAGCAGTAGCTTCATACGATAGGTGGATCTGGCATGCTTTTTTCGGCACAGCTGGTTCGAACAATGATATAAATGTTCTGAACCAGTCGCCTTTATTTAGGGAAATCATTGAAGATCGTGCACCTGATAGCTCATTCACTGTTAATGGCACccactacaaaaagggttactATCTTGTGGACGACATTTATCCCGAATGGTCGACTTTTGTAAAGGCGTATTCATGCCCTCAAGATGAGAAGcgaaagaaatttaaaaagtttcaagaaaGTGCCCGGAAGGATGTCGAGCGTGCCTTTGGAGGGCTTCAAAACTCATGGCACATTCTAACCCAACCAGCAAGATCAAAAAACGTGAATCGGATCACTCGAACAATGTACGCATGTGTTATATTGCATAACATGAAGGTTGAAGACGCGGGGTACGCCATAAGCTCACTCGAGGAAGGAGACAACATTGACCCAATCGTCTTACCGGAGCTTACGTTCCAGGAAAAGATTGCACTTCACCAACGTACAGGCAAGGAGCTTCGAGATCGCACTGTGCATCATGCTCTTCGCCATGATCTTACGGAGCATGTATGGCACCTCCCGGCTTAA